A single genomic interval of Tursiops truncatus isolate mTurTru1 chromosome 1, mTurTru1.mat.Y, whole genome shotgun sequence harbors:
- the PRG4 gene encoding proteoglycan 4 — MERKILPIYFLLLLSVFLIQQVSSQDLSSCAGRCGEGYSRDAICNCDYNCQHYMECCPDFKKVCAVEFSCKGRCFESFSRGRACDCDSECKKYGKCCSDYDSFCEKVHSPASPPPSKSAPPPPGTTQTIKSTTKRSPKSSSKKTKKVIESEEITEAKENKKKRTPKTKPTPEPPVIDEAGSGPDNGDFKLTPTPNIPTTQRNKFTTTPKITIVKPILSKPSIPPNSDTTKETPLTANKETTDETKETSTTNKQTSTTAKEKTTSAKETQNAEKTSTKDFAPTSEVPATSTLKAETISKSPALTSPKEPDPTTKESTSTTTKEPAPTTKESTPTTTKEPAPTTKASTPTTTKKPAPTTKASTPTTTKEPAPTTKESTPTTTKEPAPTTPREPAPTTKESTPITTKEPAPTTTKEQAPTTPKELAPTTKESTPITTKEPAPTTTKVPAPTTTKEQAPTTKESTPINTKEPAPTTTKEQALTTKESTPITTKEPAPTTTKVPAPTTPKEPASATPKESTPSSPNTPAPTTSEASPSTITMEPPTTPKGPVESTPEFPVEPTPKTLENSPKEPAVPTTKAPKVTKPEMTTTAKDKATEQDTTDTMASSKITLKATTPAPKVMTATKKTTEETTSKPEPTTAIPKGTATNAQVTTPKPQKPTKAPKKLTCTKKTKTPKVRKPKTTPTPPKMTSAMPKSNPTSLAEAKLQTTTSPNQTPTSEIIEVNPKNEDADATEGEKPQMMIPRPPVLTPIVIPGTDFIGRGPSQGIGINPLFSDETNLCNGKPVDGLTTLRNGTLVAFRGHYFWMLNAFSPPSPPRRITEVWGIPSPIDTVFTRCNCEGKTFFFKDSQYWRFTNDIKDAGYPKLISKGFGGLNGKIVAALTIAKYKNRPESVYFFKRGGSIQQYTYKQEPTQKCTRRKLAISYPVYGETTQIRTRRFERAIEPSQTHTIRIHYSPIRVTYQDKGFLHNEVKVSILWRGLPNVVTSAISLPNIRKPDGYDYYAFSKDQYYNIDVPTRTARGITTRSGQTLSNVWYNCP, encoded by the exons AGTTTTCCTGTAAAGGCCGCTGCTTCGAGTCCTTTTCAAGAGGGAGGGCGTGTGACTGTGACTCAGAATGTAAGAAGTACGGCAAGTGTTGTTCCGATTATGACAGTTTTTGTGAAAAAG TGCACAGTCCTGCATCACCACCACCTTCAAAGTCTGCACCTCCACCTCCAGGAACAACTCAGACCATCAAATCAACAACCAAACGTTCACCCAAATCATCAAGCAAGAAGACTAAGAAAGTTATAGAATCAGAGGAAATAACAGAAG caaaagaaaacaagaagaaaagaacccCTAAAACGAAACCTACCCCAGAACCACCAGTAATAGATGAAGCTGGAAGTGGACCGGACAATGGTGATTTCAAGCTCACCCCAACTCCTAACATTCCCACCACTCAACGTAATAAATTTACCACAACTCCCAAGATTACAATAGTAAAACCAATACTTTCTAAACCCAGTATTCCACCTAATTCTGACACAACTAAAGAGACGCCTTTGACAGCCAATAAGGAGACAACAGATGAAACTAAAGAGACTTCTACAACAAATAAACAGACTTCAACTACTGCAAAAGAGAAGACTACTTCAGCTAAAGAGACACAAAATGCAGAGAAAACATCTACTAAAGACTTTGCACCCACATCTGAAGTTCCTGCTACATCTACACTCAAAGCTGAAACTATAAGCAAATCCCCTGCTCTCACCTCTCCCAAAGAGCCAGATCCCACCACCAAGGAATCTACATCTACCACCACCAAGGAGCCAGCTCCCACCACCAAGGAATCTACACCCACCACCACCAAGGAGCCAGCTCCCACCACCAAGGCATCTAcacccaccaccaccaagaagcccgcTCCCACCACCAAGGCATCTACACCCACCACCACCAAGGAACCAGCTCCCACCACCAAGGAATCTacacccaccaccaccaaagaGCCAGCTCCCACCACCCCCAGGGAGCCAGCTCCCACCACCAAGGAATCTACACCCATCACCACGAAAGAGCcagctcccaccaccaccaaggaGCAAGCTCCCACCACCCCCAAAGAGCTAGCTCCCACCACCAAGGAATCTACACCCATCACCACCAAAGAGCcagctcccaccaccaccaaggtgcctgctcccaccaccaccaaggaGCAAGCTCCCACCACCAAGGAATCTACACCCATCAACACCAAAGAGCcagctcccaccaccaccaaggaGCAAGCTCTCACCACCAAGGAATCTACACCCATCACCACCAAAGAGCcagctcccaccaccaccaaggtGCCTGCTCCCACCACCCCCAAGGAGCCAGCTTCTGCCACCCCCAAGGAATCTACTCCAAGTTCTCCTAATACACCTGCTCCAACCACCTCAGAGGCCTCTCCTTCAACTATCACCATGGAGCCTCCCACTACTCCTAAGGGCCCTGTTGAATCAACTCCTGAGTTTCCTGTAGAACCCACACCAAAGACTCTTGAAAACAGTCCCAAGGAGCCTGCTGTACCTACAACCAAGGCTCCTAAAGTGACCAAACCTGAAATGACTACAACAGCTAAAGACAAGGCCACAGAACAAGACACAACTGATACCATGGCATCATCCAAAATTACTCTTAAAGCAACAACTCCTGCACCCAAAGTAATGacagcaacaaaaaagacaactgaAGAGACTACAAGCAAACCTGAACCAACAACAGCTATACCAAAAGGTACAGCTACTAACGCTCAAGTGACAACTCCTAAACCCCAAAAACCAACCAAAGCACCCAAAAAGCTCACTTGtaccaaaaagacaaaaacacctAAAGTGAGAAAACCGAAGACTACACCAACTCCCCCAAAGATGACATCAGCAATGCCTAAATCAAACCCTACCTCTTTAGCAGAAGCCAAGCTCCAAACCACCACCAGCCCTAACCAAACTCCCACCTCAGAAATAATCGAAGTAAATCCAAAGAATGAAGATGCAGATgctactgaaggagaaaaacctcagATGATGATTCCTAGGCCCCCTGTGTTAACTCCTATAGTTATTCCAGGCACTGATTTCATAGGGAGAGGACCCAGTCAAGGCATTGGCATCAACCCCCTGTTTTCAG ATGAGACTAATTTATGCAACGGTAAGCCGGTAGATGGACTGACTACTTTGCGCAATGGGACATTAGTTGCATTTCGAG GTCATTATTTCTGGATGCTAAATGCATTCAGTCCACCATCTCCACCTCGTAGAATTACTGAAGTTTGGGGCATTCCCTCCCCCATTGATACTGTTTTTACTAGATGCAACTGTGAAGGAAAAACTTTCTTCTTTAAG GATTCTCAGTACTGGCGTTTCACCAATGATATAAAAGATGCAGGGTATCCCAAACTAATTTCCAAAGGATTTGGAGGACTAAATGGAAAAATAGTGGCAGCTCTCACAATAGCTAAATACAAGAACAGACCTGAATCTGTGTATTTTTTCAAGAGAG GTGGCAGCATTCAGCAGTATACTTATAAACAGGAACCCACCCAAAAGTGTACTAGAAGAAAGCTTGCTATAAGTTATCCAGTGTATGGAGAAACGACACAGATTAGGACACGTCGATTTGAACGTGCTATAGAGCCTTCTCAAACACACACCATCAGAATTCACTATTCACCCATCAGAGTCACTTATCAAGACAAAG GTTTCCTCCATAATGAAGTTAAAGTGAGTATACTGTGGAGAGGACTTCCAAATGTGGTTACTTCAGCTATATCACTGCCCAACATCAGAAAACCTGATGGCTACGATTACTATGCCTTTTCTAAAG ATCAATACTATAACATCGATGTGCCAACTAGAACAGCAAGAGGCATTACTACTCGTTCTGGACAGACCTTATCTAATGTCTGGTACAACTGTCCTTAG